TTCATCATTTCGCTGAAAAACAACTTCATTTTTATGTTCACGGTGCCGATCTATTTGGCCGTATCGCTGCTTTTGGCAATACTGATCAACAAACACGTGTATTGGAAAAGCTTTTTTAAAGTCGCTTACTTCATGCCTTATATTTCGAGCGTTGTGGCCGTGGCGATCGTATGGCAGGTGCTGTTTCACCCGTCGGCCGGGCCGGTCAACCAGTTTCTGATGTCGCTGGGCATCGCGAACCCGCCGAAATGGATCGCCGACCCGGCTTACGCGCTGCCTTCCGTGATGATGATTTCCGTATGGGTCTCGATCGGCTACAACATGATCGTGTATTTGGCCGGACTTCAGTCCATTCCGAAAGATTTGTACGAGGCGGCGGATATCGACGGGGCGAACGCATGGGTGCAGTTCCGCCGGATCACGCTGCCGATGCTGTCGCCGACGACGTTCTTTTTGCTGGTGACGGGCATCATCTCCACGTTCAAGGTGTTCGACCTTGTCGCCGTGCTGACCAAAGGCGGCCCGATGCAGTCGACGAGCCTGCTCGTCTGGTATTTGTACGATACGGCGTTCGTCAATCTTCGCGTAGGGTATGCTTCTTCGATGGCCGTTATTTTGTTCGGCTTCGTGCTGATCATTACCGGTCTGCAGTGGATCGGGCAAAAGAAATGGGTTAATTACTAGGAGGTGGCACCGTGGAGGAACGCGTAAAGTTAAGTAAAATCATCGCAACCGTCGTGTTATTTGCCGTCAGCCTGCTGTTCCTGATGCCGTTCTTCTGGATGCTTTCGGCATCGTTCAAGCTGGAGACGGACGTTTTCAAATATCCGATCGAATGGATTCCGCACAGCTGGCACGCGATCCAGAACTACAGCGAAGTATGGATGGGCAAATATCCTTTCTATAAGTATTACTGGAATTCGATTAAAGTATCCGTGCTGACGACGCTCATTTCGTGCACCGTTTCGGCGATGGCCGCTTACGGCTTCTCGAAAATCGACTTTCCCGCGGGGAAATGGCTGTTTCTGATCGTGCTGGCCACCTACATGGTTCCCGGCCAGGCGATCCAAATTCCGCAGTTTATTTTGTACCGCAACATCGGCTTGTTCGACAGCCACTTCGGGCTCATCCTGCTTGGCTGCTTCAGCGTGCTGGGAACGTTTATGCTGCGCCAGTTTTTCATGGGACTGCACAACGAATTTATCGAATCGGCGAAAATCGACGGAGCCGGACATTGGCGCATCTTCTGGCAAATTGCGTTTCCGCTCGTGCGGCCGGCCGTCGCCACGTATGCGATCCTGCGTTTTATTTGGACGTGGAACGATTACCAGTATCCGCTGATCTTTATCCGCTCGGACAAACTGTACACGATTCAGCTGGCGATGCAAAAATTCGCTTCGATCAACGGCGAATTTTACTCGCTGATCATGGCCGCTGCGGTTTCCGCGATCATCCCGCTGCTCATCATCTTTATGCTCGGACAGAAGAGCGTCATCGAAGGCATTGCAGTCGGCGGAGTCAAGGGCTGATGGAAATCCATTCCTCTTTGGGATCATGATTGAATAGAATATAATGTTAGAGAGGAAGATCTCGATTCTTCCTCTTTTGCTTTTACGACCAAGAGGGGGATTCCGGATGTACAGGCGCTGGCTGCGTTTATTTTCCATCAAATCGTTCCGCACCAAGCTGACGCTCGTGTCCGTCATCTGCATTATGCTGCCTGCGCTCGCGACTCTCACCGTTTACAACTATTTGACGCGCGATGCGGTGAAGGATCAGGCGGTATCGAACGCGCAGGAGACGCTGAAGCTGGTGGATGGGCACGTCACAAACGTGCTCCAATACATGACTTATCTGCTCAACTACTTTGAGTTTGACACGGGAATAAGCATGGCATTGCAGCAGCTAAATGCCACTGCCTACGACAAAGAAAGAATGACCAACGAACAGTTCATCACGGGCCGTGAGGTGTATTACAAGATTGACGGGTTGACTTTTGCAGGGGAAAAGAGCTACTTGACGATTATTCTGCGGAACGGCCTTTACTTTACCAATTATCCGACTCACGATTTTGCTCCGGAAAGCTTGCTGAAGGAGCCGTGGCTCGAAAACGCCAAAAACGTATACGGTTATAATTCCTATTGGGTAGGAACTTTGCCTACTGCATTCGCCAGCGAGCGGTTAAGCAACAATCCTTACCAGCTTACGGTCGTTCGCCCTTTGAGGCTTCCGGATATGACGATATACGGCTATGTTGTCGTGACGATCATGGAAAGCCAAATCCACAGGTATTTTCAGGAGCTGCCGTCCGGCCTCGAGGTGATGCTGCTGGACGGGAACAACCGGATTTTGTCCCATACGGATCCGGCCCGGATCGGCCAAGGTTTTCCTTATCTGAAGCAGGCGGAAGCCAATCACGACACCAATATCGTGCGCATTGACGGGACGGACTATTTAATTTCCAGGCGGGATCTCGTATTTAACGGCTGGAGGCTCGTGTCGCTTATCCCGTACCGGACCGCCGTCTCGAAGATCAACTCGATTTTCGAAAACGTATTTTTGCTTCAGCTCGTTTCTTTTGCGTTGTTTTTTATTTTGCTGATGATCGCGCTGCGCGCTTTTACGAAGCCGCTGCTCAAGCTGGATAAAGTCGCCGGTTTGGTGCAAAAGGGCGATCTGAGCGTGCGCTCCTACATCCGCGGCCACGATGAAATCGGCCGGCTCGGCAAATCGTTCGACTTGATGCTCGACCGCATCTCGGCGATGATCGACGAAATCACGCTCACCCAGGTCCGCAAGCGCAAAGCGGAGCTTAAGATGCTGCAGGCGCAGATCAATCCGCATTTTTTGTTTAACGTGCTTAACTCGATCCGTATGAAGGTGTTCGGCCGAGGCGACCGGGAAAGCGCGGAGATGATCAGCTCGCTGTCCAAGCTGCTGAGGATGACGATCCAGGACGACGGTTACATTTCGCTGCATGAAGAGGTGGAAACCGCCATCGATTACATGAAGCTGATGAATATGAGGCAGAAGCAGAAGGTGCAGCTTGAGGTCGACATCGCCACAGATGTATTTCTGGAGCGCGTACCCCGGTTGTTTTTGCAGCCGATGATCGAAAATGCGCTGATTCACGGGCTGAGCCAGCGTGCCGGAACGATCCGGCTGCAGGCGACGGCGGACCAGGAGTGCGTGCGCATTGAGGTCGAAGACGACGGGCAAGGAATGGATGAAGCGCAGCTCGCCCGAATACGCAGCCGGTTGACCTTGAGCGCGGAGGAAGCGGGGGA
The window above is part of the Paenibacillus hamazuiensis genome. Proteins encoded here:
- a CDS encoding sensor histidine kinase: MYRRWLRLFSIKSFRTKLTLVSVICIMLPALATLTVYNYLTRDAVKDQAVSNAQETLKLVDGHVTNVLQYMTYLLNYFEFDTGISMALQQLNATAYDKERMTNEQFITGREVYYKIDGLTFAGEKSYLTIILRNGLYFTNYPTHDFAPESLLKEPWLENAKNVYGYNSYWVGTLPTAFASERLSNNPYQLTVVRPLRLPDMTIYGYVVVTIMESQIHRYFQELPSGLEVMLLDGNNRILSHTDPARIGQGFPYLKQAEANHDTNIVRIDGTDYLISRRDLVFNGWRLVSLIPYRTAVSKINSIFENVFLLQLVSFALFFILLMIALRAFTKPLLKLDKVAGLVQKGDLSVRSYIRGHDEIGRLGKSFDLMLDRISAMIDEITLTQVRKRKAELKMLQAQINPHFLFNVLNSIRMKVFGRGDRESAEMISSLSKLLRMTIQDDGYISLHEEVETAIDYMKLMNMRQKQKVQLEVDIATDVFLERVPRLFLQPMIENALIHGLSQRAGTIRLQATADQECVRIEVEDDGQGMDEAQLARIRSRLTLSAEEAGEPERKGFSSIGLANVYERMRMTFGDAFRMEIDSEPGRGTCVTMYIPKHKEESEHV
- a CDS encoding carbohydrate ABC transporter permease encodes the protein MSSTVTSKSLTETKQIRHKKSGLRRRETWAGLLFVSPMLIGVTILTLLPIIATFVLSFADWNFVAGMKGLKWVGAANFSKLFEDESFIISLKNNFIFMFTVPIYLAVSLLLAILINKHVYWKSFFKVAYFMPYISSVVAVAIVWQVLFHPSAGPVNQFLMSLGIANPPKWIADPAYALPSVMMISVWVSIGYNMIVYLAGLQSIPKDLYEAADIDGANAWVQFRRITLPMLSPTTFFLLVTGIISTFKVFDLVAVLTKGGPMQSTSLLVWYLYDTAFVNLRVGYASSMAVILFGFVLIITGLQWIGQKKWVNY
- a CDS encoding carbohydrate ABC transporter permease, which encodes MEERVKLSKIIATVVLFAVSLLFLMPFFWMLSASFKLETDVFKYPIEWIPHSWHAIQNYSEVWMGKYPFYKYYWNSIKVSVLTTLISCTVSAMAAYGFSKIDFPAGKWLFLIVLATYMVPGQAIQIPQFILYRNIGLFDSHFGLILLGCFSVLGTFMLRQFFMGLHNEFIESAKIDGAGHWRIFWQIAFPLVRPAVATYAILRFIWTWNDYQYPLIFIRSDKLYTIQLAMQKFASINGEFYSLIMAAAVSAIIPLLIIFMLGQKSVIEGIAVGGVKG